A region of the Gadus morhua chromosome 1, gadMor3.0, whole genome shotgun sequence genome:
ccctcttcgtcataactatcaaaccaaacatccttcacattcaccgagcgaacattatgaaagtaaaatgcacatttctcgctaaaaatgtttccataaacgcatttaatagcgtaactatgttactatttccacccagaataaagaaagatgtcggccgtatgcttctgtccaagctcactactctctgccagtgacgtcgggtcaagctccacgctgattggctatcgcggccaagcgtcacgcgttggagcgttgaaagttcagatttctgaactccgggcgttggcgcgttgggcgcgttagcgtttacgtgcgtaattacgtgcgtctgacgcACGTAACGCCCCTATAACGCGACGCTTCatcgcatgtaacgcgtctacgcgcctataccaatggctccctatgcaaaaatgccgaattttgcgtgttgccaagcaatttaccgccagaacagtaggtggagtaatatgtggagtaaagtttttcgttgaagacgacctcgagaatgacgtctttgtctgtgggagtcgttggtttgtttatgtaccAAAGTTTgttgatctcctttcgcgagtcatccgatatcttcccgactcgcaccaaaaccggcccttgtcagggagcagctggcagattattttttgtcagatgctggcgtgtttccccaccagtacaatgtgctacgattgggtatgcgcactgaccaataaatatatatacattggtcagcatgacttttgattcattagttatgttacacaagttacctaatttggtttacgtcaaactcattaattcatatccatatcaaATGTTTATATaacagctactgccttgacagatgaatgaattatttaagtgtaggcctatagccaaaggctttaagctatagcgcataatgtccacataaattatatggtaggcagcattattagagaaaaggggtttatttatcaaatacagaaaatagtcccaccatacacgcacacatttttcattcactacacagtactcacgctttcaaatttcattcactcaaagaggctactgaacttatgtttcacacagaacatgaacacttatgtttcacatagaacgtgaacacaaaacattacgtaattaattcaaataggctaacactaaaacaaataaggccagtaggcctaatgccgcgtttccactgcagggtgcggaacggatcggatcgcaaaggggcggtagggagggggcggtatagcccagctcagttccgaggtcgcgtttccaccgccgacagtaccctttgtggtaggccggatgtcgatcgccgcggcagctacgtaaacatcgtaaacaacgtcttcctccgcaagaatgcagacgaacgtctccacctccttgttcgcccaagcaagctttttacgcgacatgttaattgtaaagaataatacctcgaggctactgtttgtttgtttttatccccgcgtcacccggaagtgacgattctgtcgaccaatcaacggagggggggtgtagctagaattccagggtaccctttcaggcgtctggtctcgttttgggtaccgcaacggaggagtccctaaaatggggtcggaacgggtacggcaaagtccgggtcacgcccacttttggcggtggaaacgcgatccgacccgcacctttgcgatccgatccgttccgcaccctgcagtggaaatgcgccataatagaacgaatatcgggtgacaagatcattaaaatggctcacaatcccgcatcagctgtttgatgtcgcgcatcaaaatagcactttgcccctgtggaagggttcgcataaagggttcgcataattatGTGCCAGATAGGGTGGAaggtggcggtatgaaaacaggaaatgtgatactccagacaggaagtagtaaccagacgagcagaccaatcacagccttgcaggctgcgcggctcacgtaaaagcttacgtaaaaaatgacgcaagtctagaaagatcgcccgacgcacgcaagacgtgggaagtcgcgcaaggggtgcgcaagggcgcgcaagggcctcttgcgcttgcgcttacgcttatgtaacagcataaatcggcctttacgcagtttggtgtggccgtaccgttaCGGTAATTTGAAACTGAAAGAAGTAACACCGCTGATTAAAAAGGCTGATATTTTCCTCTCACAAATCAAAAAACAAGTTATGAATTCACAAAGAACAGATCCAAGCCGTTCAGAGTGTGTGATTAGATCACGGATGTCTGAATCATGTTATTCTAATTTGTATTTCAGCAGAGGAGACGAGCATAATATGAAGCTTCACTCCAATGACGCATTGAACTGTTGGAGTTCAATGCGTCATTCCCACCATCTGCTGAACTTAATACACTAAACTCAAAACACTTTTAATTTGTAAACTGTTGGAGTAAATTAGCCTTAAaagcatgatgtgtgtgtgtgtgtgtgtgtgtgtgtgtgtgtgtgtgtgtgtgtgtgtgtgtgtgtgtgtgtgtgtgtgtgtgtgtgtgtgtgtgtgtgagagagacgtgtgcgtgtgtgtgtttgtgacgtgtgtgtgtgagagtttaagtgtgtgtgtgtgtgtgtgtgtgtgtgttggtcctaATATAGGACATGCCATGAAACCGGTCCAAGTCTACTTCAGGCAAATAATGCCCTCTGACAGCATCTTGGTTTCCCATCGAATACATAATAACAATGGAATTAATCTGATGGTTGCCCAGGGAAACTAGAATCACACAACCCCACCCACAGATATTTAACCCTAAACCATACCTTACCTACCCCAACCCCCCTAACCCCTCAACCCTAACTCATCCACCCTAAGCCTTCAAATCTAAACCCATCCCAACCCACATGAAGCCTAACCAGTCAACTGGTTGCCCATCTTCCCTGTTCCATCTACAGTAACCATTcaaccacagctagccacccATAACCTCTGACTGCGAGACACCATTAACAGCCACGACAGAGCCAACAGAGAGGTGTGTTTCTCGGAAGAATGCTGGAGTTCTGGTCCTGCCGTTGGCTCGTCTCCACGGATTAGTGATGATGGAGAACATGCTTCTCTTCCCTTCACAGAGCACCATCTGAGCCTTCATGAGCAGAAAGTAAACCGATACGGTCTGGTGCAAAACATCCTCAACATGCCTGAGGTTAGAGACACAATGTCCTAAGCTGCtgtggagaggagcaggggttCAACCGCACGTTCCTACTGTTGTATACTGTTTTGAACTGTCACTGTTTTGATATTATGAAGGAAATTAGCCTCACATACAGGCTAACGCTACAGCAGCAgcccaccaaacacacacacacacacacagacacagacacacacacacacgacacacgcacacacacacacacacagacacacacacgacacacatacacacacacacacacacacacacacccacccacacacacacacacacacacacacacacacatctcacacacacatctcacacgacacgcatacacaaacacacagtagtTGTGGCGTACGCAGATGCACACACCTATTGCGTGTGTGGCAGTGAGGTCTAAGAACGCTTCAACTCCAgctttctccttcctctttctctatctcccctGAACGGTCACATGGTCTTTTCTATCACCTAACTACAACCCGAGCGACTTTGTTCTGCTCCAGTAATTTAAATGGAATGCAGCCCGTCCGGCTGATCGCCCTGCCTGCCGGGATGCCCTGCGGAGTGTGATCACGTGTTGTCTCAGGGCGTCTGTATATACCAGCGTCTGCTCCGTCTGAGTTCCAGTACAACCCTCACGCTTTCTTCACCTGCCTGgagccaaacaaacacacacaggtgcctGGACTCATTCCACCCGGACGGTAACGGTGCTCGGTGCCTCAGAGAGACCTGGTGGGTGACGGACACCCGACAGACCCTGAAAGACCCCCCCCTGGTCCCTGAAAGACCCCCTCACCCCGTCATGGCCCTGTCCAGACCGGAGCAGCTGCTGGCCCACGAGCTGAGCTGCCCCATCTGCATGCAGATCTTCTCAGACCCGGTGCTGTTGCCCTGCGGACACAGCTACTGTCTGGCCTGCATCGGTAAGACCCTGGTCAAGGGGCCCCAGGGAGGGGCCCCCACCGCCGACAGGGAGCTGGCCCCAGAGGCCCTTATGCGTTGCCCCGAGTGTCGGGAGGAGTTCAAGGGCCTGGAGACGCTGAGGAGGAACTTCAAGCTGTGCGGCATCGTGGAGGGCTACCGTGCCACGGTTAAGGAGGagcaggggcccggggccaaaGAGGAGCCGGGGCCGGGGGCCATGGAGGTTCACGGGCCCAAGGAGGGGCAGGGGCCCAAGGAGGAGCAGGGGCCAGGGgccgaggaggagcaggggcccggggccgagGCTGCAGCGAGGGCCAGCCCCGGTCCGGACGTGTTCTGCGACCACTGCATCGAGGGCTCCGTGCGGGCGGTGAGGACCTGCCTGAGGTGCGAGGTGGCTCTGTGCGAGCGGCACCTGCAGAAGCACCAGGAGAAGAGCTCGTTCAGGGGCCACGTGCTGGTGGCCCCCCAGAGGGAGGCGGTGCCCCAGGCCTGCCTGCGCCACGGGGCTAGCCTGGAGTACTTCTGCTCCAGCGACAGCCTGCTGCTGTGCGCCAGCTGCCTCCTGGAGGGCTCCCACCTGAACCACGACCTGCTGAGCTTCGACGTGGccgaggaggagatgaggcgGGCGCTGGAATCCCGCAGCAAGGTGGGTCGGAACGCCGCCACGCTCCGGACGAGCGGACCGGACGGGAGTCAGGGTGGGAACGTTGACGGACGAGCTGGGAAGAGGGTAGAGACAGATTCACAGAGTCATGCTGGAGGAACGGCAGATTCCAGGGAATGATAATGAATGTAATAGTCTCGTAGTTATTTTAGACTGAATTTTGACAGTTTTTGGAAGTTTGTACAGTATGATGCCCATAGACAGAGCTGcgtttttttatatagttattatgtttattaatatttgaCAAAGCAAGATTGTAGTTCTGTTTGTGTTGATGGTTTTGTAGTGATTGAATTTCTGTTTGTATCGTCTGTGTTATGGGCATTGTAGTTCTGTTTGTATTGTATGGGTAATAGGCATTGTAGTTCTGTTTGTATCATTGGTGTTATGGGCCTTGTAGTTCTTTTTGTATCGTCTGTGTTATGGGCATTGTagttatttttgtattgttggTGTTATGGGCATTGTAAATCTATTGGTATCGTCGTCGTCGGTGTTATGGGCattgtagttctgtgtgtgttagtggtgttATGGGCattgtagttctgtgtgtgttggtggtgttatGGAAATTGTAGTTctggttgtgttggtggtgttatGGGCATTgcagttctgttttgtgttggTGATGTTGTGTTGATTGTAGTTCTGTTTGTGCAGGGGGTTATGGTAATTGTAGTTCTGTTTGTGCAGGGTTGTCATGGTATTTGTAGTTCTTTGTGTTGCAGGGTTTTGTGGTATTTGTAGTTCTTTGTTTGTGCGGGGTTGTCTTGGTATTTGTAGTTCTCTGTGTTGCGGGGTGTTGTGGTAATTGTCGTTCTGTGGGTGCAGGTGATGTTGTGGTATTTGTAGTTCTCTGTGTTGCGGGGTGTTGTGGTAATTGTAGTTCTGTGGGTGCAGGCGATGTCGTGCCGGCTGCAGATCACAGGGGGCCTCCTGCAGAGAGCGGCGGAGGAGCagggagcctcggaggcggtgGGGGAGAAGCTGGTGTCCCGGGCCGCCAGCCTCATGGACAGCATGGCCGCCCTGGTCCAGAGGTCAGCAGAGACCAGGATGTAGACAGGGTCAGGACATTAGACCCAGGATGTAGACAGGGTCAGGACATTAGACCCAGGATGTAGACAGGGTCAGGACATTAGACCCAGGATGTAGACAGGGTCAGAACATTAGACCCAGGATGTAGACAGGGTCAGGACATTAGACCCATGATGTAGACAGGGTCAGGACATTAGACCCAGGATGTAGACAGGGTCAGGACATTAGCCCTAGGATGTAGACAGGGTCAGGACATTAGACCCAGGATTTAGACAGGGTCAGGACATTAGCCCCAGGATGTAGACAGGGTCAGGACATTAGACCCAGGATGTAGACAGGGTCAGGACGTTAGCCCCAGGATGTAGACAGGGTCAGGACATTAGACCCAGGATGTAGACAGGGTCAGGACGTTAGCCCCAGGATGTAGACAGGGTCAGGACATTAGACCCAGGATTAAGACCATCTTCAGTGCTCACTAACAGAGGGACATTAACTCATTGGTTTATGTGTACAACTCAGCCATTGGTCAATTCTGAATCTCCAATATCAatttatttgtacattttaaCTGAAATCAAATGAAACGGAAAACTTTGAAAAAGCATGACGTATTTGTAACATGTCAGTAACACATGAAAAACAGTTGTTAAGTTTAGCTTAATTGTGTGCATGAATATGGCCATTACAGCAGATGGTACCggacagatatacacacataagtacataagaaatgcaaatgcaaaaAAGTTCTGTTGGCTAAACCTTTCTGACCATTGGACTACCATGTCGTTATAGACAGCATATGCTTTATTCTTCAGTCTAAACATTGTTGAACAGAAACACGACTAAAGCCTCAGGCATCTGTGACACCAGTGCAGTGCTTGTCTTCTGTGCACGGTGAGAAGGTAAGGGCTTCCCTCAGGGGGAACGAGCACTGTAGGGGGAACGAGGAGGAGGTTGGGTGTTCAAGGTCACCTGGTCAAGCTACGCTAACGTACCGTCCGTGACGGTCCAGCTACACTGACGCCCCGTCTGCCCTGGCCCCCACAGGTACAGAGAACGTCTGAGCtccctcctggaggaggagagaagcttGAGGAGGGGCAGCTGGCAGCAAGGCCTAGCCTCGCTGGGAAAGCAGCAGCACACCCTGCagcaggcccagacggagg
Encoded here:
- the LOC115550991 gene encoding E3 ubiquitin/ISG15 ligase TRIM25, translating into MALSRPEQLLAHELSCPICMQIFSDPVLLPCGHSYCLACIGKTLVKGPQGGAPTADRELAPEALMRCPECREEFKGLETLRRNFKLCGIVEGYRATVKEEQGPGAKEEPGPGAMEVHGPKEGQGPKEEQGPGAEEEQGPGAEAAARASPGPDVFCDHCIEGSVRAVRTCLRCEVALCERHLQKHQEKSSFRGHVLVAPQREAVPQACLRHGASLEYFCSSDSLLLCASCLLEGSHLNHDLLSFDVAEEEMRRALESRSKAMSCRLQITGGLLQRAAEEQGASEAVGEKLVSRAASLMDSMAALVQRYRERLSSLLEEERSLRRGSWQQGLASLGKQQHTLQQAQTEASQALSETDKCLFVNRFLGLEPQIRAALGPSLDASTQLPSKAPLNFQRLQAGLRSQDFHGEMILLLDSLHLALNPLELTFNPHTAHPSLLVSNDLRTVRAGPARQPYGEHPERFSSAPQVLCSQGFSGDEHLWVVEVGEGSMWSVGLCYKSLPRRGDHSRLGHNNVSWRLQWKNRKLTACHASANVALGEHAGGPPRRVEVALDYAAGSVTFHSVKGPREHLHTFRTTFREPVYPAFSLHSSTPESWITLQSGM